ATTTACTTCGCCATGCCAAGTCAGAATGGGATGAACCTTACGATTCTGATTTGGAACGGTCTCTCTCACGTCGAGGGAAAGAGCAGACCAAAGCCCTCAGAGAATACTTAAAAGAAGGTCGGTTTGAATTTGACCAATGTTTGGTCTCACCTGCCGAACGAACGCAAAAAACCTACTCCTCACTCCGAAAAGAAATCCTTCGTTTTCCAAAACCGGACTTACGCGAAGCCATCTACGATGCGGACAAAGAAGACCTCCTCTTTTTATTACATGGTCTTTCGCCAAGCGTTCGTTCTGTCTGCATTGTGGGCCATAATCCTGGGTTGGAAGAACTCGGATCTGCCTTACTTTTTGGGGAAACCTCTCCCACAAAATTTCAGAAATTTCCGACTGCCTCGTTTCTCGGCTTGAGTTTTTCCGAAGAATCATGGAAAAATCTTAGTTGGGGAAGTTGCCAATTGGCAGTATTCTGGATCCCTGGGCAAATAGGAAAAGAATGAAACCACTATATTCAGAAGAACGAATCCATCATCGGG
The sequence above is drawn from the Leptospira sp. WS4.C2 genome and encodes:
- a CDS encoding histidine phosphatase family protein: MKQIYLLRHAKSEWDEPYDSDLERSLSRRGKEQTKALREYLKEGRFEFDQCLVSPAERTQKTYSSLRKEILRFPKPDLREAIYDADKEDLLFLLHGLSPSVRSVCIVGHNPGLEELGSALLFGETSPTKFQKFPTASFLGLSFSEESWKNLSWGSCQLAVFWIPGQIGKE